In Calditrichia bacterium, one DNA window encodes the following:
- a CDS encoding family 10 glycosylhydrolase, which translates to MACVAQPQPKELRGVWLTNVDSDVLFSKAAIDEAMQFLADHHFNTVYPVVWNKAHTLFPSEVMAREFGDPIDPRFVGRDPLQEVIDVAHRHGLRVIPWFEFGFSSSYQMNGGYLLKIKPDWAARDRDGNLLTKNGFEWMNAYHPEVQQFMIDLVMEVVEKYDVDGVQGDDRLPAQPIEGGYSNYTDSLYRAENGGNPPPQDFRDLQWQRWRGDKLNAFAKRLYETVKSRKPDIAVSWAPSVYPWSFDEYLQDWPNWLKNGYADEIIPQIYRYELDQYKQTVDALGMEFLGTNPDQQRKIFAGILIKVGKYRISGDFLIAAIKYHRAKGFNGEVFFFYEGLRENNDELAKLLLQTVYAEPAK; encoded by the coding sequence ATGGCATGTGTCGCCCAACCACAGCCGAAAGAGCTGCGCGGCGTTTGGTTAACCAATGTGGATAGCGATGTTCTTTTCAGCAAAGCCGCGATTGATGAAGCAATGCAATTTTTGGCAGATCATCATTTTAATACGGTGTATCCGGTGGTTTGGAATAAAGCGCACACGCTTTTTCCCAGCGAAGTTATGGCACGCGAATTTGGCGATCCAATCGATCCGCGGTTTGTCGGGCGCGACCCATTGCAGGAAGTGATTGACGTGGCGCATCGTCACGGCTTGCGGGTCATTCCGTGGTTTGAATTTGGCTTTTCATCGTCGTATCAAATGAACGGCGGTTATCTGTTGAAAATCAAACCGGATTGGGCAGCGCGCGATCGCGATGGCAATTTGCTCACTAAAAACGGGTTCGAGTGGATGAATGCCTATCATCCGGAAGTGCAGCAATTTATGATTGATTTAGTGATGGAAGTTGTTGAAAAATATGATGTTGACGGTGTTCAGGGTGACGATCGTTTGCCGGCACAACCGATCGAGGGCGGCTATTCGAATTATACCGACAGTCTTTATCGCGCTGAAAACGGCGGCAACCCGCCGCCGCAGGATTTCCGCGATTTACAATGGCAGCGCTGGCGTGGCGACAAATTAAATGCGTTCGCGAAGCGGCTGTACGAAACTGTAAAATCACGGAAGCCGGATATCGCGGTTTCGTGGGCGCCAAGCGTGTATCCGTGGTCGTTTGATGAATATTTGCAGGATTGGCCGAACTGGCTGAAAAACGGTTATGCGGACGAAATTATTCCCCAAATCTACCGTTACGAACTCGATCAGTACAAACAAACAGTTGATGCTTTGGGCATGGAATTTTTGGGCACAAACCCGGATCAGCAACGCAAAATTTTTGCCGGAATATTGATAAAAGTCGGCAAATATCGCATTTCTGGTGACTTTTTAATTGCGGCAATAAAGTATCATCGCGCCAAAGGATTCAATGGGGAAGTGTTTTTCTTCTACGAAGGCTTGCGGGAAAATAACGACGAATTGGCCAAGCTACTGCTGCAAACCGTTTACGCGGAACCGGCAAAATAA
- a CDS encoding FAD-dependent oxidoreductase, with translation MNHTHSTILCEVLVIGGSASGVCAAIQSARMGANTVLIEPSPWLGGMLTAAGVSCVDGNHRLPSGLWGEFREKLAAHYGSLEKLATGWVSNCCFEPKVGADILREMTRNEANLKVLFKLDLHDMITDGNRVLGAEFTDAFGIILRCEAGITIDATEFGDGLAIAGCSFDLGRDSRAESGENFAPVQPDNIIQDLTYVAILKDFGADADKTIPQPPGYNPEKYRGCCREAGGNPESVDAKQMLEYGRLPNNKFMINWPNNGNDYFLDLTTATTDERKSKLQIAKNHTLGFVYFIQTELGMPHLGLAEDEFPTPDLLPFIPYIRESRRVKGVVRLTSNHIELPYNFSYFRDGIAVGDYPLDHHHKQHPHNIFEEFPQIPAFNVPFGCLVPAEMDGLLVAEKSISVTHIVNGCTRLQPVVMQIGQAAGAAAAICVQQNIQPKNVNIRELQQTLLDAGCWLMPFAEISPNEKSFQAIQRIGLCGWMTGFPLPSGWENQLRFDPEKPVSLADAAETLSKIIDRFRLTQLSIELKSPHFSLSRGMIAQIVWELLGQTPVRLQNAIFDDVPEKHRFFPAIQFLFERGFGVNWVQPPLFAPDKPVSREEFAMILDTVFQPFAIPIGQQSHSFNKGRS, from the coding sequence ATGAACCACACCCATTCAACAATTCTGTGCGAAGTTTTGGTTATCGGTGGCAGTGCCAGCGGCGTTTGTGCTGCAATTCAGTCTGCGCGAATGGGGGCGAATACCGTTTTGATTGAACCTTCACCATGGTTGGGTGGCATGTTGACCGCCGCAGGCGTGAGTTGCGTTGATGGTAACCATCGCTTGCCATCGGGTTTGTGGGGCGAATTTCGCGAAAAGTTGGCTGCACATTACGGCAGTTTAGAAAAACTGGCGACCGGATGGGTGAGCAATTGTTGTTTTGAGCCCAAAGTTGGCGCAGATATACTTCGAGAAATGACGCGGAATGAAGCGAATCTGAAAGTGTTGTTTAAACTAGATTTACACGATATGATTACGGACGGTAATCGCGTGTTGGGCGCAGAATTTACGGACGCTTTCGGAATTATACTGAGATGCGAAGCAGGCATCACCATCGATGCTACAGAGTTTGGTGATGGTTTGGCAATCGCCGGTTGCAGCTTCGATTTGGGTCGAGACAGTCGCGCAGAATCCGGCGAAAATTTTGCTCCGGTACAGCCGGATAACATTATTCAGGATTTGACTTACGTTGCAATTTTAAAAGATTTTGGCGCAGATGCAGATAAAACAATTCCCCAACCGCCCGGCTACAATCCTGAAAAATATCGCGGCTGTTGCCGGGAAGCGGGCGGAAATCCTGAATCCGTTGATGCCAAACAGATGCTCGAATACGGTCGTTTGCCAAACAATAAATTCATGATAAATTGGCCAAACAACGGTAATGATTACTTTTTGGATCTCACAACTGCGACGACAGACGAACGCAAATCAAAACTGCAAATCGCTAAAAATCATACACTTGGCTTTGTTTATTTTATCCAGACAGAATTGGGGATGCCTCATCTCGGGCTTGCCGAGGATGAATTCCCGACACCGGATTTGCTCCCGTTTATTCCCTATATTCGCGAAAGTCGGCGCGTCAAAGGCGTTGTTCGGTTGACGTCAAATCACATCGAATTGCCTTACAATTTTTCGTATTTTCGCGATGGCATTGCCGTTGGCGATTATCCGCTTGACCATCACCACAAACAACATCCGCATAATATATTTGAGGAATTCCCACAAATTCCCGCGTTCAACGTGCCGTTCGGCTGTTTGGTGCCGGCGGAAATGGATGGGCTGCTGGTCGCGGAAAAAAGCATTTCGGTGACGCATATCGTAAATGGTTGCACGCGATTGCAACCCGTGGTGATGCAAATCGGGCAAGCTGCCGGTGCTGCTGCTGCGATCTGTGTTCAACAAAATATTCAACCTAAAAATGTAAACATTCGCGAGTTACAGCAAACGTTGCTCGATGCCGGTTGCTGGCTGATGCCGTTTGCGGAAATTTCGCCAAACGAAAAATCATTTCAGGCGATTCAGCGCATCGGGTTATGCGGTTGGATGACCGGATTTCCGCTGCCATCCGGTTGGGAAAACCAGCTGCGGTTCGATCCCGAAAAACCGGTTTCACTGGCTGATGCCGCAGAAACGTTGTCAAAAATCATCGATAGATTTCGGTTGACGCAACTCAGTATCGAACTCAAAAGTCCCCATTTTTCGCTTTCCAGAGGGATGATTGCCCAAATCGTTTGGGAATTATTGGGGCAAACACCTGTCCGGCTTCAAAATGCCATCTTTGATGATGTACCGGAAAAACATCGGTTTTTCCCGGCAATCCAATTTTTGTTTGAGCGGGGTTTTGGCGTGAATTGGGTTCAACCGCCGCTTTTTGCGCCGGACAAGCCCGTTTCTCGCGAGGAATTTGCAATGATTCTCGATACCGTATTTCAACCGTTTGCCATTCCAATCGGGCAACAGTCGCATTCATTTAATAAAGGTCGCTCATGA
- a CDS encoding outer membrane beta-barrel protein produces the protein MKLSELKIISRKLAKMAVFAIVVMIAVVFPANGQSEGQWGISASGAYSMPIGSLSDWFKPAGNYSVAIGQQFNANWFIEGLVEYSKFDSENLSGYPSGKVDLSLEHIAFWASGRFWLGSESAIRPYFHLAGGVLYWKGVRGEIPADDTISPALPFIPKRTLEEWNWGARTGVGVQLLFGNSLALDAMLNYRFIVGELWPTLQPPIELDGVSGLQTLNFALGLRYYLK, from the coding sequence ATGAAACTTAGTGAATTAAAAATTATCAGCCGAAAGTTAGCAAAAATGGCTGTTTTTGCTATTGTTGTGATGATCGCGGTTGTATTTCCGGCAAATGGGCAAAGCGAAGGGCAGTGGGGAATTTCCGCGTCCGGTGCGTATTCGATGCCTATCGGAAGCCTGTCCGACTGGTTCAAACCTGCCGGGAATTACAGCGTTGCAATCGGGCAGCAATTCAACGCCAACTGGTTCATCGAGGGGTTGGTAGAATACAGCAAATTCGACAGCGAAAACCTGAGCGGTTATCCATCCGGCAAAGTTGATTTATCGCTGGAACACATTGCTTTTTGGGCGAGCGGACGGTTCTGGCTGGGCAGCGAATCTGCAATCCGTCCATATTTCCATCTCGCCGGCGGCGTGCTGTATTGGAAAGGCGTTCGCGGCGAAATTCCTGCTGACGACACGATTTCTCCGGCGCTGCCGTTCATCCCGAAACGCACGTTGGAAGAATGGAATTGGGGCGCACGAACCGGCGTTGGTGTGCAACTGCTGTTCGGCAATTCGCTCGCGCTCGATGCGATGCTGAATTATCGCTTCATCGTCGGGGAGTTGTGGCCAACATTGCAACCGCCTATCGAATTGGACGGTGTTTCCGGGTTGCAAACGTTGAATTTTGCGTTAGGGTTGCGCTATTATTTGAAATGA
- a CDS encoding citrate transporter, whose product MEWLQLALMIGVFLLMALLMFFRIIPALIALPLMAFGIPLVAGVSIDDTMQHVIGGGATRLANAYTVALFGSMLSILLQKTGVAEQFIKKGAELSGDNPWFIAIIMLSLITMLFTTLGGLGAIIMIATVVLPIMSSVGIGSMTVVGIFLFGLSMGGILNAGNWALYIDVMKLSLDQIRPFALTMFGITFVASLVYVTAQLYRDGHDLKLKKIIGLSASIIAVVLGGGVIYLLLPAETQSVVQSAFQMMLSGLKHLAAAGMIMLLLITVFQRFIRNNRSETVGWTAYFTPIIPLFLILIFNVNFIAAFICGLVYGFIATFRKGSLNIFVQSVLEGGAVVMPAIVLMLGIGMLLNAIIGPGGAWNAANPDGWPVLNLLKPVMAQIVPENGFSYILLFGFAAPFALYRGPLNVWGMGYGLAAIFLASGMPAAAVMGLMLAVGQVQGISDPTNTHNVWLANEMQQDVQKVLWNTLPYTWILAVLGLVAAALMFY is encoded by the coding sequence ATGGAATGGTTACAATTAGCTCTGATGATCGGCGTTTTTTTGCTTATGGCGCTGCTGATGTTTTTCCGAATAATTCCGGCGTTGATTGCGCTGCCACTGATGGCGTTTGGCATTCCGCTGGTTGCTGGCGTTTCAATTGATGATACCATGCAACATGTCATTGGCGGCGGCGCAACCCGGCTTGCGAACGCCTACACTGTTGCCCTGTTCGGCTCGATGCTCAGTATTTTGTTGCAAAAAACCGGCGTTGCGGAACAGTTTATCAAAAAAGGTGCGGAGCTATCCGGCGACAATCCGTGGTTTATTGCAATTATTATGCTATCGTTAATCACAATGTTATTTACCACACTCGGCGGATTGGGCGCGATTATTATGATTGCCACGGTTGTGCTACCAATTATGTCATCGGTCGGCATCGGTTCGATGACTGTTGTGGGCATTTTTCTATTCGGATTGAGCATGGGTGGCATTCTGAACGCCGGAAATTGGGCGCTGTATATTGATGTAATGAAACTCTCACTCGACCAGATACGCCCGTTTGCGCTGACGATGTTCGGCATCACTTTTGTCGCTTCACTGGTTTATGTAACTGCGCAATTGTATCGCGATGGACATGACCTTAAATTGAAGAAAATCATTGGATTAAGTGCGTCAATTATCGCCGTTGTTCTCGGCGGTGGTGTGATTTATTTGCTCCTGCCAGCCGAAACACAAAGTGTTGTTCAATCTGCATTTCAAATGATGTTGAGCGGTTTGAAACATCTCGCCGCTGCCGGGATGATAATGTTGCTGTTAATCACTGTTTTTCAACGATTTATCCGCAACAATCGTAGCGAAACCGTAGGGTGGACAGCTTATTTCACACCGATAATTCCATTATTTTTAATCCTCATTTTTAACGTCAATTTTATTGCTGCATTTATTTGCGGATTGGTTTACGGATTTATCGCCACTTTCCGCAAAGGCAGCTTGAATATTTTTGTGCAATCCGTGCTGGAGGGCGGCGCAGTTGTGATGCCCGCAATTGTGCTCATGCTAGGCATCGGGATGCTGCTGAACGCGATTATCGGTCCCGGCGGCGCGTGGAATGCAGCCAATCCGGATGGCTGGCCGGTGCTTAATTTGCTCAAACCGGTGATGGCGCAAATCGTTCCGGAAAACGGATTTAGCTACATTTTATTATTCGGATTTGCGGCACCGTTTGCGCTGTATCGCGGACCGCTGAACGTTTGGGGAATGGGCTACGGACTCGCTGCAATTTTTCTGGCCAGCGGCATGCCCGCAGCCGCAGTGATGGGGCTGATGCTGGCAGTTGGACAAGTGCAGGGCATCAGCGATCCGACCAACACCCACAACGTTTGGCTGGCAAACGAAATGCAACAGGATGTCCAAAAAGTGCTCTGGAATACCCTCCCCTACACTTGGATTTTGGCTGTGTTGGGTTTGGTCGCCGCAGCGCTGATGTTTTATTGA
- a CDS encoding PorV/PorQ family protein, with product MIKKTLLLCLTIVLCQSGLAQEFRKSGTSGFAFLQIPVSARYAALGDAGITLSNVGADGLFVNPALVVLSDAQLSLSATHANWYVDTKHQALGVAYHLRGVGAIGISVINFDFGEIPRTANYIPGIFEPSANETSPFAQQGSYTAGATAFGVSLSRSLTAQFAFGATLKYVQESIDNYDASNVIADIGFLYFTGFHSMRVGAFLQNFGLETQYANEKFKMPQQLRLEISAELIGDLVSPNRLTLIADAAQANDADERLHIGAEATLMNAVVLRSGYKFGYDYENLTLGLGLNFMWSQKRVGLDLAYMNHDLLESTVRTTVNLEL from the coding sequence ATGATCAAAAAAACCCTATTGCTTTGTTTAACTATTGTTTTGTGTCAATCGGGATTGGCGCAGGAATTCCGGAAATCTGGCACCAGCGGATTCGCTTTTCTGCAAATTCCCGTGAGTGCGCGTTACGCCGCATTGGGCGATGCCGGGATCACGCTGTCAAATGTTGGCGCGGACGGGTTGTTCGTCAATCCGGCGCTGGTTGTGCTCAGCGATGCGCAACTGTCGCTGTCCGCGACCCACGCCAATTGGTATGTGGACACCAAACATCAGGCGTTGGGCGTTGCGTATCATTTGCGAGGGGTTGGTGCGATTGGCATTTCGGTGATCAATTTCGATTTCGGCGAGATTCCTCGAACTGCCAACTACATTCCCGGTATTTTTGAACCGTCCGCAAATGAAACATCGCCGTTTGCCCAACAGGGCAGCTACACCGCCGGTGCAACCGCGTTTGGGGTATCGCTGTCGCGGAGTTTGACCGCGCAATTTGCTTTTGGCGCAACGCTGAAATATGTGCAGGAATCCATCGACAATTACGACGCCAGCAATGTGATCGCCGATATCGGATTTCTCTATTTTACAGGATTCCACAGTATGCGCGTCGGTGCCTTTCTGCAAAACTTCGGATTGGAAACGCAATACGCCAATGAAAAATTCAAGATGCCCCAACAGTTGCGGCTGGAAATTTCCGCGGAGCTGATCGGTGATCTGGTATCGCCAAACCGCCTGACGCTGATTGCCGACGCCGCCCAGGCCAACGATGCGGACGAGCGGCTGCATATTGGCGCGGAAGCCACGCTGATGAATGCGGTTGTGTTGCGAAGCGGGTACAAATTCGGGTATGATTACGAAAATCTCACGCTCGGTTTGGGGCTGAATTTTATGTGGAGCCAAAAACGGGTCGGGCTGGATTTGGCATACATGAATCACGATTTGCTGGAAAGCACTGTCCGAACCACTGTGAATCTGGAGCTGTAA
- a CDS encoding TonB-dependent receptor, translated as MQHSFIFIKKKQKQLKSALICAVGFVLFIPIYLFGQTTGKITGVITDAQSGEALVGVNVLIEGTILGATSDGDGYYVILNAPPGNHTLHFEYIGYSTLTVTDLLVKIDRTTTYNAKLSSATVDIGTEVTVEAERPIVEIDKTFSSTHYGGDEVEDLPVEGLRNVMELSPGINRNANGTISVRGGGNYEVNFNVNGIKSLNTNTGIPAYGTGDKAENSWKYDINPLAVQQLEVVSGGFNAEYGNAQSGVVNVVMKDGGATFNGGFIAEYRPAGQYHWGDYIYSKQQFEWEKWGNVAAWYPYYQNDTTGAVNTAAAQRNYDLWAKNHTPSEDNILGAYDYTKDPYTRYLFSFGGPLGKNGDKVTFFFSGEMKNKPTRLPTVERVQELDNYSLVLSFKPHPSHQFKLTGLYQNFLSGMGSGSDDIRWSGLWGIEGAKRKYTLVYDSPREETVFAQGLSYKFIASPRSYVEATITHQRETLYALQTPTPATAKDVRLPENDRVLEDPGPWFEKYRPYFTWSRLYNQASITDYWEGKMSFSSQLSKTNLLKIGVESWTMDQNYNASSSLAVSAFIWRNGFATNYKAKTWYTAGYIQDKLEFAGMVANLGARLDAYNFGADVPVDRYRVFYPATGSEDVGNPETKPAKTRVTVSPRAGISFPIAEKTAFRVQYGHFRSMPSFNQALDNQTYNGWGSYGNPNLKPKLSINYEVGLQHNLWDTHQLDIVTYYNDLKDQISVVYVDATTGSVSAARPLEDLQDTYLTYENNGYGNSQGVEVTFRNRTDGRWRYQFSYAISQTKNGNFGSRLIGENLSDITLQRTQYSAADFLAPEDRSGRFNMYLTYAMPKHGGFRWLGVHPLENFSMSVIYRVSSGVPYFWAPDFQFQNDVSNNRRYPLESQTDLRLEKKLRWLDYDFTMGIRILNLFDNKHLTPISGSEELDRWVLRGATYADADNNPVRDVRLYNYFQVYKNIPRQVFFSFGMQF; from the coding sequence ATGCAACACAGCTTCATATTTATTAAAAAGAAACAAAAACAACTCAAATCGGCACTGATTTGTGCTGTCGGTTTTGTGTTGTTTATCCCAATTTATCTATTTGGTCAAACAACCGGAAAAATTACCGGCGTGATCACAGATGCACAAAGCGGGGAAGCGCTGGTAGGGGTAAATGTGTTAATTGAGGGAACCATTTTGGGTGCAACATCCGATGGCGATGGTTATTACGTCATCCTCAACGCACCACCGGGTAACCATACATTGCACTTCGAATATATTGGTTATTCTACACTTACGGTTACAGATTTATTGGTAAAAATTGACCGGACAACTACATATAACGCCAAATTAAGTTCAGCAACGGTGGATATCGGCACGGAAGTGACGGTTGAAGCGGAGCGCCCGATTGTGGAAATTGATAAAACGTTTTCATCAACGCATTACGGCGGCGACGAAGTGGAAGATCTGCCGGTGGAAGGTTTGCGGAATGTGATGGAGCTGTCGCCCGGCATCAATCGCAATGCGAATGGCACTATCAGCGTGCGCGGTGGCGGCAATTACGAAGTGAATTTCAACGTCAACGGCATCAAAAGTCTGAACACAAACACCGGTATTCCGGCTTACGGCACCGGCGACAAAGCCGAAAATAGCTGGAAATATGACATCAATCCGCTGGCGGTACAGCAATTGGAAGTGGTTTCCGGTGGCTTCAACGCGGAGTATGGCAATGCGCAATCCGGGGTGGTGAATGTGGTGATGAAAGATGGCGGCGCAACATTCAACGGTGGATTTATCGCCGAATATCGCCCGGCCGGGCAATATCATTGGGGCGACTATATCTATTCAAAACAACAGTTTGAGTGGGAAAAATGGGGCAATGTCGCAGCGTGGTACCCCTATTATCAAAATGATACAACCGGTGCTGTCAACACAGCGGCGGCACAGCGGAACTACGATCTTTGGGCGAAAAATCATACGCCATCCGAAGACAATATTTTGGGCGCATACGACTACACAAAAGATCCCTACACCCGGTATTTATTCAGCTTTGGCGGACCGCTCGGCAAAAACGGCGACAAAGTGACCTTCTTTTTCAGCGGCGAAATGAAAAACAAACCGACCCGTTTACCCACCGTGGAGCGGGTTCAGGAATTGGACAATTATTCATTGGTGCTCAGTTTTAAACCGCATCCTTCGCATCAATTTAAATTGACCGGACTGTACCAGAATTTCTTGTCGGGAATGGGCAGCGGTTCAGATGATATTCGCTGGTCGGGATTGTGGGGCATCGAAGGCGCTAAACGAAAATATACTTTGGTATACGATTCGCCGCGTGAGGAAACCGTTTTTGCGCAGGGGCTGTCGTATAAATTTATTGCGTCGCCGCGATCGTATGTGGAAGCGACAATCACCCATCAGCGGGAAACGCTGTACGCGCTCCAAACACCAACACCTGCAACTGCAAAAGATGTTCGGTTACCGGAAAATGATCGCGTGCTGGAAGATCCCGGTCCGTGGTTCGAAAAATATCGCCCGTATTTTACATGGTCGCGACTGTATAATCAGGCATCGATCACGGATTATTGGGAAGGCAAAATGAGCTTTTCCTCCCAACTCAGCAAAACCAATTTGCTGAAAATCGGCGTCGAATCGTGGACGATGGATCAGAATTACAATGCATCGTCATCATTGGCGGTTTCTGCGTTTATCTGGCGAAACGGATTTGCAACCAATTACAAAGCTAAAACATGGTATACTGCGGGATACATTCAAGATAAATTGGAATTTGCCGGAATGGTGGCAAACCTCGGTGCGCGGCTGGATGCCTACAATTTCGGTGCGGATGTGCCGGTCGATCGCTATCGGGTGTTTTATCCGGCAACCGGGTCGGAGGATGTCGGCAACCCGGAAACGAAGCCGGCCAAAACGCGGGTGACGGTTTCGCCGCGTGCGGGCATTTCATTTCCGATTGCGGAAAAAACCGCGTTTCGTGTGCAATACGGTCATTTCCGGTCGATGCCCTCGTTCAATCAGGCGTTGGATAATCAAACCTACAATGGTTGGGGAAGCTACGGCAATCCGAATCTCAAACCCAAATTGAGCATTAATTACGAAGTGGGATTGCAGCATAATTTGTGGGATACTCACCAGCTCGATATCGTCACCTATTATAATGATTTGAAAGACCAGATTTCCGTGGTTTATGTGGATGCGACCACCGGTTCGGTTTCTGCGGCACGTCCGCTGGAGGATTTGCAGGATACCTACCTCACTTACGAAAATAACGGTTACGGCAATTCGCAAGGCGTGGAAGTTACCTTCCGGAATCGTACGGACGGGCGCTGGCGCTACCAGTTTTCGTATGCGATCAGCCAAACCAAAAACGGGAATTTCGGCTCGCGTTTGATCGGCGAAAATCTGTCGGATATAACTTTGCAGCGGACGCAATACTCAGCGGCAGATTTTCTTGCACCGGAGGATCGCTCCGGTCGATTCAATATGTATCTCACTTACGCGATGCCAAAACATGGTGGATTCCGTTGGTTGGGCGTTCACCCGTTGGAAAATTTCTCGATGAGTGTGATTTACCGGGTGAGCAGCGGTGTGCCTTATTTTTGGGCACCGGATTTCCAGTTCCAAAATGATGTGAGCAACAATCGCCGTTACCCGCTGGAGTCGCAAACCGATTTGCGATTGGAGAAAAAGCTGCGCTGGCTCGATTACGATTTCACGATGGGAATACGTATCCTCAACTTATTTGATAACAAACACTTAACCCCGATTAGCGGATCAGAAGAACTCGATCGCTGGGTGTTGCGCGGCGCAACTTATGCAGATGCGGATAACAATCCCGTTCGCGATGTTCGGCTGTACAATTATTTTCAGGTTTACAAAAATATTCCCCGGCAGGTGTTCTTTTCGTTCGGGATGCAGTTTTGA